Proteins encoded together in one Planctomyces sp. SH-PL14 window:
- a CDS encoding helix-turn-helix domain-containing protein gives MPRPDPMAALYDPRRGGAAFEIERLKSGARPFEPPRTNAFSVYWIEEGTGTVRADTGTHRFAGRSLLCFVPYQQLCLEPARPLRGDLLRFHANFLCVETFHAESGCSGALFNDPYGEPSVPLTHPEADEVRELIGRLHREQEERRLGYDEVQLAAMKILLVLATRAKAVVSNGAATNSAEYRHPVLNNLRELIEERFREWHAPADYADQLHMTAKTLGRVVKEHLGRSLTDLIRGRILTHAKWQLLHTLRPVKEIAAEVGFVDELYFSRMFKKAVGLSPRQFREFETEIRGGSNLSMSSSRRSIPGHV, from the coding sequence ATGCCCCGCCCTGATCCCATGGCCGCCCTCTACGACCCCCGCCGCGGCGGCGCAGCATTCGAGATCGAACGGCTCAAATCAGGAGCCCGGCCCTTCGAGCCGCCCCGCACGAACGCGTTCTCCGTCTACTGGATCGAAGAGGGAACCGGAACGGTCCGCGCCGATACCGGAACCCACCGGTTCGCCGGCCGCTCCCTCCTCTGCTTCGTCCCCTACCAGCAACTGTGCCTCGAACCGGCGCGGCCGCTACGGGGAGACCTCCTCCGGTTCCACGCGAACTTCCTCTGCGTCGAAACGTTCCACGCCGAATCCGGCTGCAGCGGCGCGCTGTTCAACGACCCCTACGGCGAGCCCTCGGTCCCCCTGACCCACCCCGAGGCCGACGAGGTGCGGGAACTGATCGGCCGTCTGCATCGGGAGCAGGAAGAGCGGCGGCTCGGCTACGACGAGGTCCAGCTCGCGGCCATGAAGATCCTGCTCGTCCTGGCGACCCGGGCCAAGGCGGTCGTCAGCAACGGTGCGGCGACAAACAGCGCCGAATACCGCCACCCCGTCCTCAACAACCTCCGCGAGCTCATTGAAGAGCGGTTCCGGGAGTGGCACGCCCCGGCCGACTACGCGGACCAGCTCCACATGACGGCCAAGACCCTCGGACGGGTCGTCAAGGAGCACCTGGGCCGTTCGCTCACGGACCTCATCCGCGGCCGGATCCTGACGCACGCCAAGTGGCAGCTCCTGCACACGCTCCGGCCCGTCAAGGAGATCGCCGCCGAGGTCGGCTTCGTGGACGAGCTCTACTTCAGCCGGATGTTCAAGAAAGCGGTCGGCCTCTCCCCCCGCCAGTTCCGGGAGTTCGAAACCGAGATCCGCGGCGGAAGCAATCTGTCCATGTCTTCGTCCCGAAGGTCCATTCCGGGCCACGTGTGA
- a CDS encoding DUF417 family protein encodes MSLTALLERAARLDRFGMTVTRIGLIVVLLWIGGLKVTPYEADGIVPFVANSPFMSFLLKDPGHYKSHMNPEGALVSANRQWHQANGTYTFAIGLGSVIVLYGVMLSLHPWWPEVAALGSFLVFTMSLVTLSFLVTTPESWVPALGDVHHGFPYLSGRGRLVIKDAIMMGAALVTMADSAKAALRKRAASVENAA; translated from the coding sequence ATGTCTCTCACCGCTCTTCTGGAACGGGCCGCCCGGCTCGACCGCTTCGGCATGACGGTCACGCGGATCGGCCTCATCGTCGTCCTCTTGTGGATCGGGGGGCTCAAAGTCACCCCCTATGAGGCGGACGGCATTGTCCCGTTCGTCGCCAACAGCCCCTTCATGAGCTTCCTGCTGAAGGACCCAGGCCACTACAAGTCGCACATGAACCCCGAGGGGGCGCTTGTCAGCGCGAACCGCCAGTGGCACCAGGCCAACGGCACCTACACGTTCGCCATCGGCCTGGGGTCGGTCATCGTCCTCTACGGCGTGATGCTCTCCCTGCATCCCTGGTGGCCCGAGGTCGCGGCGCTCGGCAGCTTTCTCGTCTTCACGATGTCGCTGGTGACGCTTTCGTTCCTGGTGACGACCCCCGAGTCCTGGGTGCCGGCCCTCGGCGATGTCCATCACGGCTTTCCCTACCTCAGCGGGCGGGGACGGCTCGTCATCAAGGATGCGATCATGATGGGGGCGGCCCTCGTCACGATGGCGGACTCGGCGAAGGCCGCTCTACGGAAGAGAGCCGCGTCCGTGGAGAACGCGGCCTGA
- a CDS encoding PQQ-binding-like beta-propeller repeat protein: MIGRVRGWVWAAVVGAGVPGLVWAASPSDSWPTFRGPARTAVAPDTGLLTEWPKDGPKLLWQVDGAGRGYASTAIADGKLYTLGDGSSTAPDADEYLMCFNLEDGKPLWKTKTGAPWNEGKPTWQSSRSTPTVDGEQVYVITPTGKLICCATADGKELWTKDLKGDFGGSKADIWGYSESVLVDGDRLVCTPGGEKNTMVALSKATGELIWTTSRAGDRGAGHASIVISDVGGTKVYVTTTGSGAMGVRAQDGKLLWTYDIEKTTSVIPTPIVRGDLVFFTAGYGRGGALLRQVAGEEDAIKVDAIYPVKPDLANKHGGVVLVGDHLYGDSDDKGLPFCAELMTGNVVWKGRGSGRNSACVAAADGHIYIRYQDGMMTLVKADPEKFQEVGSFQVPGSGDRPSWAHPVILDGKMYLREGDKILCYDVRK, from the coding sequence ATGATCGGTCGTGTTCGGGGATGGGTTTGGGCGGCGGTGGTGGGAGCAGGAGTGCCGGGACTCGTCTGGGCAGCCAGCCCCTCCGATTCATGGCCGACATTCCGCGGCCCGGCCCGGACCGCGGTCGCTCCCGACACCGGGCTGCTGACGGAATGGCCCAAGGACGGCCCGAAACTTCTGTGGCAGGTCGACGGCGCCGGCCGGGGCTACGCCAGCACCGCCATCGCCGACGGCAAGCTCTACACGCTCGGCGACGGATCCTCGACGGCGCCGGACGCCGACGAATACCTGATGTGCTTCAATCTCGAGGACGGCAAGCCGCTCTGGAAAACTAAGACCGGCGCCCCCTGGAACGAAGGGAAGCCGACCTGGCAGAGCTCCCGCAGCACGCCGACGGTCGATGGCGAGCAGGTCTATGTCATCACCCCGACGGGAAAACTCATCTGCTGCGCGACGGCGGACGGCAAGGAGCTGTGGACCAAGGACCTCAAGGGGGACTTCGGCGGCAGCAAGGCGGACATCTGGGGCTACAGCGAGTCGGTCCTGGTCGACGGCGACCGCCTGGTCTGCACCCCCGGCGGCGAAAAGAACACGATGGTCGCGCTGAGCAAGGCGACGGGCGAACTGATCTGGACCACCTCCCGGGCCGGCGACCGCGGCGCGGGGCACGCGTCGATCGTGATCTCCGATGTCGGCGGGACCAAGGTCTACGTGACCACGACCGGCAGCGGCGCGATGGGTGTCCGGGCTCAGGACGGCAAGCTGCTCTGGACCTACGACATCGAGAAGACCACCTCGGTCATCCCGACCCCGATCGTGCGGGGAGACCTCGTCTTCTTCACCGCCGGGTACGGCCGCGGCGGGGCGCTGCTCCGGCAGGTCGCCGGCGAGGAGGACGCGATCAAGGTTGACGCGATCTATCCGGTCAAGCCGGACCTGGCGAACAAGCATGGCGGCGTCGTGCTGGTGGGGGACCACCTGTACGGCGATTCGGACGACAAGGGACTGCCGTTCTGTGCCGAGCTGATGACCGGCAACGTGGTCTGGAAGGGACGCGGCTCGGGCCGCAATTCCGCCTGCGTGGCGGCGGCGGACGGCCACATCTACATCCGCTACCAGGACGGGATGATGACGCTCGTGAAGGCGGATCCCGAGAAGTTTCAGGAGGTCGGCAGCTTCCAGGTCCCCGGCAGCGGCGACCGTCCGAGCTGGGCCCATCCGGTGATCCTCGACGGCAAGATGTACCTCCGCGAAGGGGACAAGATCCTGTGCTACGACGTGCGGAAGTAG
- a CDS encoding Swt1 family HEPN domain-containing protein translates to MATNNERVGIALSALSEGMKDYVEKKIKTIHRDRWVSIVSSSFRDDRSRVSEDGKSIDWDAHALLTVMWDQWNSIFRHDLGHAERSLVSELREYRNRWAHQQPFDFDDAYRTLDSVRRLLEAAKAPNVAVVNAEKLDLLESFVAEAVNTQLMNTAFHRNKYWVILIYSLCCLALVGFIYVYGHGSIAPTVGVIALVFVYLVYQQFKLEPPLLYGPRECQRCHRIIYRRDCPYCANP, encoded by the coding sequence GTGGCAACAAACAACGAACGGGTCGGCATTGCCCTGAGCGCCCTCTCAGAGGGGATGAAGGACTACGTCGAGAAGAAGATCAAGACCATTCACCGCGACCGGTGGGTGTCGATCGTTTCGTCCAGCTTCCGCGACGACCGCTCCCGCGTTTCGGAGGACGGAAAGTCGATCGACTGGGACGCCCACGCGCTCCTGACCGTGATGTGGGACCAGTGGAACTCGATCTTCCGGCACGACCTGGGGCATGCCGAGCGGAGCCTTGTCAGCGAGCTTCGGGAGTATCGCAACCGCTGGGCGCACCAGCAGCCGTTCGACTTTGACGACGCCTACCGCACGCTGGATAGCGTCCGCCGGCTGCTGGAGGCGGCGAAGGCCCCCAATGTGGCGGTGGTCAACGCGGAGAAGCTGGACCTGCTCGAGTCCTTTGTGGCCGAGGCGGTCAATACCCAGCTGATGAACACCGCGTTTCATCGCAACAAGTACTGGGTGATCCTGATCTACTCCCTGTGCTGCCTGGCGCTGGTGGGGTTCATCTACGTTTACGGCCACGGCAGCATTGCCCCGACGGTGGGGGTGATCGCGCTCGTGTTCGTGTACCTCGTCTACCAGCAGTTCAAGCTTGAGCCTCCGCTGCTGTACGGGCCGCGGGAGTGCCAGCGGTGCCACCGGATCATTTATCGCCGGGACTGTCCGTACTGCGCCAACCCTTAG
- a CDS encoding PQQ-binding-like beta-propeller repeat protein, producing the protein MRRTLAVCSRVVLCASLAVAAAQAADWPQWRGPARDGISKEQGMRSDWEASPPKLLWELDGMGGGYASVAVVGDRLYTTGNTEAGQSLICVDLPSKKIAWSTPLTEKSPKHGYEGARCTPTIDGDQAYAVSSDGAITCVDVKNGEINWTRKFSDFGGKMMSGWGFSESPLVDGDRVLCTPGGPDAMIVCLDKKTGGDIWKTSMPNIGEGGKDGAGYSSIVISNAVGVKQYVQLVGRGVIGVRASDGQYLWGYNRVANGVANIPTPVVSGDSVFASTGYGTGSVLLQLIKDGDGVRAEEKYFLNADTFQNHHGGMILIGDHIYAGHAHNKGFPICVELKSGEVVWGGKMRPPQGADGSAAVTAVDGKLIFRYQNGLMALIDATPAGYKLLGTFTPVFQEKESWSHPVVVDGKLYLREQNKLMCYDVGKS; encoded by the coding sequence ATGCGTCGGACGTTGGCGGTGTGCAGTCGAGTGGTCCTGTGTGCAAGTCTGGCAGTCGCCGCCGCCCAGGCCGCCGACTGGCCGCAGTGGCGGGGCCCGGCTCGCGACGGCATCTCCAAGGAGCAGGGGATGCGCAGCGACTGGGAAGCCTCCCCTCCCAAGCTCCTGTGGGAGCTTGACGGGATGGGCGGGGGCTACGCCAGCGTGGCGGTCGTCGGCGACCGGCTCTATACGACCGGCAACACCGAGGCGGGGCAGTCCCTGATCTGCGTCGACCTCCCGTCGAAGAAGATCGCCTGGTCGACCCCGCTCACCGAGAAGTCCCCCAAGCACGGCTATGAAGGGGCCCGCTGCACGCCGACGATCGACGGCGATCAGGCGTACGCCGTCAGCTCCGACGGCGCCATCACCTGCGTCGACGTGAAGAACGGCGAGATCAACTGGACCCGCAAGTTCTCGGACTTCGGCGGAAAGATGATGTCCGGCTGGGGCTTCTCGGAATCGCCGCTCGTTGACGGCGACCGCGTCCTGTGCACCCCCGGCGGGCCGGACGCCATGATCGTCTGTCTCGACAAGAAGACCGGCGGCGACATCTGGAAGACCTCCATGCCGAACATCGGCGAAGGGGGCAAGGACGGGGCCGGCTACTCCTCGATCGTGATTTCGAATGCCGTAGGCGTGAAGCAGTACGTCCAGCTCGTCGGCCGGGGCGTGATCGGGGTGCGGGCCAGCGACGGCCAGTACCTGTGGGGTTACAACCGCGTGGCGAACGGCGTCGCCAACATCCCGACGCCGGTCGTCTCCGGCGACTCGGTCTTCGCCTCGACCGGCTACGGGACCGGGTCGGTCCTGCTCCAGCTCATCAAGGATGGCGACGGAGTGCGGGCTGAGGAGAAGTACTTCCTCAACGCCGACACGTTCCAGAACCACCACGGCGGGATGATCCTGATCGGCGACCACATTTACGCCGGTCACGCCCACAACAAGGGGTTCCCGATCTGCGTGGAGCTCAAGTCGGGCGAAGTTGTGTGGGGGGGCAAGATGCGTCCGCCGCAGGGGGCCGACGGGTCCGCCGCCGTGACCGCCGTCGATGGCAAGCTGATTTTCCGCTACCAGAACGGGCTGATGGCCCTGATCGACGCCACGCCGGCAGGCTACAAGCTTCTCGGCACCTTCACGCCGGTTTTCCAGGAGAAGGAGAGCTGGTCGCACCCGGTCGTCGTCGACGGGAAGCTGTACCTCCGCGAGCAGAACAAGCTGATGTGCTACGACGTGGGGAAGTCCTAG
- a CDS encoding ferredoxin family protein, with translation MTYVVAEPCFACRYTDCVVVCPKECFYEGEQMLFIHPDECIDCDACRPECPVTAIFAEDALPEQWADYKELNAEMAKQCPNIKEKKAPLAQG, from the coding sequence ATGACGTACGTCGTTGCGGAACCGTGCTTCGCATGCCGGTACACGGATTGTGTCGTCGTCTGTCCGAAGGAGTGCTTCTACGAGGGTGAGCAGATGCTGTTCATCCACCCGGACGAGTGCATCGACTGCGATGCCTGCCGGCCGGAATGCCCCGTGACCGCCATCTTCGCCGAGGACGCCCTCCCCGAGCAGTGGGCGGACTACAAGGAACTCAACGCCGAAATGGCGAAGCAGTGCCCGAACATCAAGGAAAAGAAGGCGCCCCTGGCCCAGGGATAG
- a CDS encoding DUF1559 domain-containing protein yields the protein MTFASTRATKRGFTLIELLVVIAIIAVLVAILLPAVQQAREAARASQCRNNLKQLGIAFHNYHETYGQLPHGSHPSNSGGGGYNMGWAPKLFPFMDEGNRYEKMVRMSPNPITELGPWRFDAAPHFGRDPVWGPVPTLACPASLLGNRSPDIVNATLSWIVGQGALHYRACAGRYEDVTNPTDGATWQWANSGVMYPHSNTRIDDIKDGSSNTILLGESSSSQGWASGTKTGWGGIHPWTWGIYWYAAPSTQRLIIDSKNIQLPINFRGSFAENMTPYSSYHDGGANFLMSDGAVRFLAEHMDLNLLKSLGTRAKAERVGDF from the coding sequence ATGACGTTCGCTTCCACCCGCGCCACCAAGCGCGGGTTCACTCTGATCGAGTTGCTCGTCGTCATCGCCATCATCGCCGTTCTGGTGGCGATTCTTTTGCCGGCGGTTCAGCAGGCCCGCGAAGCGGCCCGGGCGTCCCAGTGCCGGAACAACCTCAAGCAGCTCGGCATCGCCTTCCACAACTATCACGAGACCTACGGACAGCTCCCCCACGGCAGCCACCCGAGCAACAGCGGTGGTGGGGGGTATAACATGGGATGGGCTCCCAAGCTGTTTCCGTTCATGGACGAGGGAAACCGCTACGAGAAAATGGTGCGGATGTCGCCGAATCCGATCACGGAACTCGGCCCTTGGCGCTTCGACGCTGCCCCGCATTTCGGTCGCGATCCGGTTTGGGGCCCAGTCCCCACGCTGGCCTGCCCAGCATCACTCCTTGGAAATCGCAGCCCCGACATCGTTAACGCTACTTTGTCTTGGATTGTCGGACAGGGAGCTCTGCACTACCGCGCGTGCGCGGGCCGCTACGAAGATGTTACGAATCCGACCGACGGTGCCACCTGGCAATGGGCAAACTCAGGGGTCATGTATCCGCACAGCAACACCCGGATCGATGACATCAAGGATGGTTCGTCCAACACAATCCTGCTTGGTGAGTCGTCTTCTTCCCAGGGGTGGGCAAGCGGCACTAAGACAGGCTGGGGAGGAATCCATCCCTGGACATGGGGCATCTACTGGTATGCCGCGCCGTCCACTCAGCGGTTGATCATCGATTCGAAAAACATCCAGCTCCCGATCAACTTTCGAGGTTCGTTCGCAGAGAACATGACCCCCTACAGCAGTTACCACGACGGCGGCGCGAACTTCCTCATGTCGGATGGTGCCGTACGGTTCCTCGCCGAGCACATGGATCTAAACCTGCTGAAATCACTGGGAACTCGCGCAAAGGCCGAACGTGTGGGTGATTTTTAG
- a CDS encoding DUF58 domain-containing protein, which translates to MNASGLTTLPKPNPLRTPYLFRTARFVLGFKLTPLGRGAAVLLFFSAMGLVTVDIPIYQIFCGLVALLGAVEFTGTILGPRLSVRAEIPAVGTVGEPILGTVRVVNQGMLPAFDLMAGIFRGPSAIRQVDADEFLPHLPRNAEAAIPVRLVGIQRGVYQLPGVNVHSTFPMNFMRFGGNETPRTTLTVVPRYHALEEFVIPFSNRYQPGGVTHVNGVGQSPEYLGNREYVAGEPVRRLDFRAWARLGRPVVREYQEEYYCRVALVLDTFVPARWTVRKRVHPEFEAAVSLMAAVAEAIDHENFAVDIFAAGPEMYVFRSQAGQGRLDAVLEILAGVDVCRRNPFEHLTPALEQNLESISTVVCLLLDWDESRRQFVEKVAEAGCATRVLVVRTQPPTEPLPALESYSQVDPAAVARGDVRVL; encoded by the coding sequence ATGAACGCGTCGGGACTCACCACCCTCCCAAAGCCCAATCCCCTGCGCACCCCCTATCTATTCCGCACGGCACGCTTCGTCCTCGGCTTCAAGCTCACCCCGCTCGGCCGGGGAGCGGCCGTCCTGCTCTTCTTCTCCGCCATGGGCCTGGTGACCGTCGACATCCCGATCTACCAGATCTTCTGCGGACTGGTCGCCCTCCTGGGGGCCGTCGAGTTCACCGGGACCATCCTGGGACCCCGCCTGTCAGTCCGGGCCGAAATCCCCGCCGTCGGAACCGTCGGCGAACCGATCCTCGGGACCGTCCGCGTCGTCAACCAGGGGATGCTCCCGGCCTTCGACCTCATGGCCGGGATCTTCCGCGGGCCGTCGGCGATCCGGCAGGTCGACGCCGACGAGTTCCTGCCACACCTTCCCCGGAACGCCGAGGCCGCCATTCCGGTTCGGCTCGTCGGGATTCAGCGCGGCGTCTACCAGCTGCCCGGGGTCAACGTCCACAGCACGTTCCCGATGAACTTCATGCGGTTCGGCGGGAACGAGACCCCCCGCACGACCCTCACCGTGGTCCCGCGCTACCACGCGCTGGAAGAGTTCGTGATCCCCTTCAGCAACCGCTACCAGCCGGGCGGCGTGACCCACGTCAACGGCGTGGGACAGTCGCCGGAGTATCTGGGAAACCGGGAGTACGTCGCGGGAGAGCCGGTGCGGAGGCTCGACTTCCGGGCCTGGGCACGGCTCGGACGGCCGGTCGTGCGGGAGTACCAGGAGGAGTACTACTGCCGCGTGGCGCTCGTCCTCGACACGTTCGTCCCCGCCCGCTGGACGGTCCGCAAACGGGTCCATCCCGAGTTCGAGGCGGCGGTCTCGCTGATGGCCGCCGTCGCGGAGGCGATCGACCACGAGAACTTCGCGGTCGACATCTTTGCCGCCGGCCCGGAGATGTACGTCTTCCGCAGCCAGGCGGGCCAGGGGCGCCTGGACGCGGTCCTGGAGATCCTGGCGGGCGTCGACGTCTGCCGTCGGAACCCGTTCGAACATCTGACCCCGGCGCTTGAGCAGAACCTGGAGTCGATCTCCACGGTCGTCTGCCTGCTTCTCGACTGGGACGAATCCCGCCGGCAGTTCGTGGAAAAGGTGGCGGAGGCGGGCTGCGCGACGCGGGTCCTCGTGGTCCGGACCCAGCCGCCGACCGAACCGCTGCCGGCGCTCGAGTCCTACTCGCAGGTCGATCCCGCGGCGGTGGCCCGCGGTGACGTAAGGGTGCTGTAG
- the csrA gene encoding carbon storage regulator CsrA, which translates to MLVLSRHRDESIMIGDNIVITVVDIRGDKVRLGIQAPSDVPVHREEVYEAIKRENATREQKATV; encoded by the coding sequence ATGCTCGTCCTCTCACGTCATCGCGATGAAAGCATCATGATCGGTGACAACATTGTCATCACGGTCGTGGACATCCGCGGGGACAAAGTGCGCCTCGGAATTCAGGCGCCCTCGGACGTTCCCGTGCACCGCGAAGAAGTCTACGAAGCAATCAAGCGTGAAAACGCGACGCGGGAACAAAAGGCGACGGTCTGA
- the dinB gene encoding DNA polymerase IV, giving the protein MILHVDMDAYYASVEERDDPALVGKPVVVGGTAEGRGVVAAASYAARKFGVHSAMSAARAKRLCPQAIFIRPRMQHYAAIAREIRGIFERYTPLIEPLSLDEAFLDVTGSEALFGSSETIARRIKEQIREELQLVASVGVAPNKFLAKIASDLRKPDGFVVVPADGVEAFLDPLPVGRIWGVGKVTGRVFETLAIRTIGQLRALSSDELVSRFGSSGEHYWRLARGIDDRAVVPDREAKSISHETTFPEDIDDQEVLRSWLVELVEQVGRRLRRHDLRGRTVDLKVRFSDFRIITRSVTLPEPTNVTQQLVTAGLDLLDHRLPPKHLPVRLLGFGVSGFDRSGKTQRLLFDDTARSRQSDLDRVSDQIAQKFGLSALRRAKGMEHSDE; this is encoded by the coding sequence ATGATCCTTCATGTCGACATGGACGCTTACTATGCCTCGGTCGAGGAGCGGGATGATCCTGCGCTCGTCGGCAAGCCGGTCGTGGTCGGGGGGACGGCGGAGGGGCGGGGAGTCGTGGCGGCGGCGAGCTACGCGGCCCGGAAGTTCGGGGTCCACAGCGCGATGTCGGCCGCGCGGGCGAAGCGACTCTGCCCGCAGGCGATCTTCATCCGGCCGAGGATGCAGCATTACGCGGCGATCGCCCGGGAGATCCGGGGGATCTTCGAACGCTACACGCCGCTGATCGAACCGCTCTCGCTCGACGAAGCGTTCCTCGACGTCACCGGCAGTGAAGCCCTGTTCGGCTCCTCGGAGACGATCGCGCGGCGGATCAAAGAGCAGATCCGGGAGGAGCTGCAGCTCGTCGCCTCAGTCGGTGTCGCGCCGAACAAGTTCCTGGCCAAGATCGCCAGCGACCTGCGAAAGCCGGACGGTTTCGTCGTCGTCCCGGCCGACGGGGTGGAAGCGTTCCTTGATCCCCTGCCGGTCGGCCGGATCTGGGGAGTCGGGAAGGTGACGGGGCGGGTGTTCGAAACGCTCGCGATCCGGACGATCGGGCAATTGCGGGCCCTGTCGTCAGACGAGCTGGTCTCTCGCTTTGGAAGCTCAGGCGAGCACTACTGGCGGCTGGCCCGTGGGATCGATGACCGGGCGGTTGTGCCGGACCGCGAGGCGAAGTCGATCTCGCACGAGACGACCTTTCCGGAAGACATTGACGACCAGGAGGTCCTGCGGTCGTGGCTGGTCGAGCTTGTCGAGCAGGTGGGGCGGCGGCTGCGGCGGCATGATCTGCGGGGGCGGACGGTTGACCTGAAGGTGCGGTTCTCCGACTTCCGGATCATCACCCGGTCCGTCACGCTGCCGGAGCCGACGAATGTGACGCAGCAGCTCGTCACGGCGGGGCTGGACCTGCTGGACCATCGTCTGCCGCCCAAGCATCTGCCGGTTCGGCTGCTGGGGTTTGGGGTTTCGGGATTCGACCGGTCGGGGAAGACGCAGCGGTTGCTGTTTGATGACACCGCCCGTTCGCGGCAGAGCGATCTGGATCGGGTGTCGGATCAGATTGCGCAGAAGTTTGGTTTGTCGGCGCTTCGCCGGGCGAAGGGGATGGAGCACTCGGACGAGTGA
- a CDS encoding Ppx/GppA phosphatase family protein, whose amino-acid sequence MSDGLPTAAASASGPSSPAAASAASAPPPPSRLMAVIDVGTSSIRMAIAETRPDGSVKMLESLSQGVRLGRDTFTKGEISKGTIEDCVRVLRSYRHKLDEYQIQRHDQIRVVATSAVREATNQLAFADRIYIATGWNVEVLDESEVQRITYSSVRPWMQAQKALTDEGLIIAEVGGGSTDLLVVDSGNIAYSHSYRLGSLRLRQQLNTLRAPQTKYREIMEGEILRQLETMPDHLPQGHQMQMVALGGDMRFLARELHDDDLDSDSLASITVSELSEFVDSFIKLTEDAVIRRYKLSFAEAETAGPAMLVYLELARLLNVEQIYVTDANLRDGILREIAAGGRWTDEFRAQVIRSALELGRKYNFDEDHARQVAELSRQLFDLLRAEHGLDPRFQILLYLAALLHEIGGFVSNNSLHKHSMYLIMNSELFGLSAHDETLVALVARYHRRASPKPLHPVFNVLDRDNRVAVAKMAALLRIAIALDASRSGRVTEINVSRHRNALVIVAPHLDDLSVEQLAIKQARTMFEEVFGMSVMVRTAARSDHRTESAQL is encoded by the coding sequence ATGAGTGACGGTTTGCCGACCGCGGCCGCCTCGGCCTCTGGCCCCTCTTCCCCTGCTGCCGCCTCCGCTGCGTCCGCTCCTCCGCCGCCGTCACGACTGATGGCGGTGATCGACGTCGGGACGAGCTCGATCCGGATGGCGATCGCCGAGACCCGGCCCGACGGCTCGGTCAAGATGCTGGAGTCCCTCTCGCAGGGGGTCCGGCTCGGCCGGGACACGTTCACCAAGGGGGAGATCTCGAAGGGGACCATCGAGGACTGCGTTCGCGTGCTGCGGTCGTACCGGCACAAGCTCGACGAGTACCAGATCCAGCGTCACGACCAGATCCGCGTCGTGGCGACGAGCGCCGTCCGCGAGGCGACGAACCAGCTCGCCTTTGCCGACCGGATCTACATCGCGACCGGCTGGAACGTCGAGGTCCTCGACGAATCCGAAGTCCAGCGGATCACCTACAGCAGCGTCCGTCCCTGGATGCAGGCCCAGAAGGCCCTCACGGACGAAGGACTGATCATCGCCGAGGTCGGCGGAGGGAGCACCGATCTCCTGGTCGTCGATTCCGGCAACATCGCCTACTCGCACTCGTACCGGCTCGGCTCGCTCCGGCTCCGGCAGCAGCTCAATACGCTCCGCGCGCCGCAGACCAAGTATCGCGAGATCATGGAGGGGGAGATCCTCCGGCAGCTCGAGACGATGCCCGACCACCTGCCGCAGGGGCATCAGATGCAGATGGTCGCCCTCGGGGGGGACATGCGGTTCCTGGCCCGCGAGCTCCACGACGACGACCTCGACTCCGACTCCCTGGCGTCGATCACGGTGAGCGAGCTCTCGGAGTTCGTCGACTCCTTCATTAAGCTCACGGAAGACGCGGTGATCCGCCGCTACAAGCTCTCGTTCGCCGAGGCCGAGACAGCCGGGCCGGCGATGCTGGTCTATCTCGAACTGGCGCGGCTCCTCAACGTCGAGCAGATCTACGTCACGGACGCGAACCTCCGGGACGGCATCCTCCGGGAGATCGCGGCCGGCGGCCGGTGGACCGACGAGTTCCGGGCCCAGGTGATCCGCTCCGCCCTCGAGCTGGGTCGAAAGTACAACTTCGATGAGGACCACGCCCGGCAGGTGGCGGAGCTCAGCCGCCAGCTGTTCGATCTCCTCCGGGCCGAGCATGGGCTCGACCCGCGGTTCCAGATCCTCCTCTACCTCGCGGCGCTGCTGCACGAGATCGGGGGCTTTGTCAGCAACAACAGCCTGCACAAGCACTCGATGTACCTGATCATGAACAGCGAGCTGTTCGGCCTGTCGGCTCACGACGAAACGCTCGTGGCGCTCGTCGCCCGCTACCACCGCCGCGCTTCCCCCAAGCCGCTCCACCCGGTCTTCAACGTCCTCGACCGGGACAACCGGGTCGCCGTGGCCAAGATGGCGGCGCTGCTCCGGATCGCGATTGCGCTCGACGCTTCGCGAAGCGGCCGTGTGACGGAGATCAACGTCTCGCGGCACCGGAACGCGCTCGTGATCGTCGCTCCGCACCTCGACGACCTGAGCGTCGAGCAGCTCGCGATCAAGCAGGCCCGGACGATGTTCGAGGAGGTGTTCGGGATGTCGGTCATGGTCCGGACCGCGGCCCGCTCGGACCATCGGACCGAGAGCGCCCAGCTCTGA